In a single window of the Halobaculum lipolyticum genome:
- a CDS encoding MutS-related protein, whose product MEFTSVPGIGEKTAETLAELDGAEGALRRGDVATLARAPGLTEGRAAAIARGAIRRRHDDPGGWLATDRAREVYEDALGLLQERAVTDYAEKRLRTLYPSATESRIEEVRAWAAEAVEREPNEAVVEALAGVEQPTEPRGLRVRERALATADAERYAEAKDAFPELSVEVVEDARDLAELARSYSTVVALDETFAGVDVDGDVRVIPDPEAHHEEVVPERLLAFFAENRAELLAALDVHEAAGIDPALDPAALRDALSRLDDDGTPRGDDELRRLTNAVDDLDAAASTAASVANDHLRDAIREQDVTIEGTDFLSLVEQGARVDSLLSRELADEYDAAIRKAREHFVDALQLQPGEDDFAERVFAGEPTFPTEHNEEPLSRLRTELKAARDRRAAKLKSGLAADLADLREPADDLIADALELDVELAVARFARDFDCVVPEVDEPGTGFAIEGGRSPLLDVAFEEAEPVDYAVEGVTLLSGVNSGGKTSTLDLVALIVTLAHMGLPVPAASARVGRVSELHYYAKSQGTLDAGAFESTLRDFGELVSGASGRLVLVDELESITEPGASAKIIAGILEALDEQGATGVFVSHLARQIREAADVDVAVDGIEAVGLADGELVVNRSPKKDHLARSTPELIVEKLATESSDPDFYEGLLEKF is encoded by the coding sequence ATGGAGTTCACGTCGGTCCCGGGCATCGGCGAGAAGACGGCCGAGACGCTCGCGGAGCTGGACGGCGCCGAGGGCGCCCTCCGCCGCGGCGACGTGGCGACGCTGGCGCGGGCGCCCGGCCTCACCGAGGGCCGGGCGGCGGCCATCGCCCGCGGCGCCATCCGCCGCCGCCACGACGACCCCGGGGGCTGGCTGGCGACCGACCGCGCCCGCGAGGTGTACGAGGACGCGCTCGGCCTGCTACAGGAGCGCGCCGTCACCGACTACGCCGAGAAGCGCCTGCGGACGCTGTACCCCTCGGCGACGGAGTCCCGCATCGAGGAGGTGCGCGCGTGGGCCGCCGAGGCGGTCGAGCGCGAGCCGAACGAAGCGGTCGTCGAGGCGCTCGCGGGGGTCGAGCAGCCGACCGAGCCGCGCGGCTTGCGGGTGCGCGAGCGGGCGCTCGCGACCGCCGACGCCGAGCGCTACGCCGAGGCGAAAGACGCCTTCCCCGAACTGTCGGTCGAGGTCGTCGAGGACGCCCGCGATCTGGCCGAACTCGCGCGGTCGTACAGCACCGTCGTCGCGCTCGACGAGACGTTCGCCGGCGTCGACGTCGACGGCGACGTCCGGGTGATCCCCGACCCCGAAGCGCACCACGAGGAGGTCGTCCCCGAGCGCCTGCTGGCGTTCTTCGCCGAGAACCGCGCCGAGCTGCTGGCGGCGCTGGACGTCCACGAGGCCGCCGGCATCGACCCCGCGCTCGACCCGGCGGCGCTCCGGGACGCCCTCTCGCGGCTCGACGACGACGGCACCCCCCGCGGCGACGACGAGTTACGGCGGCTGACGAACGCCGTCGACGACCTCGACGCCGCCGCCAGCACCGCCGCGAGCGTCGCCAACGACCACCTCCGCGACGCCATCCGCGAGCAGGACGTCACCATCGAGGGCACCGACTTCCTCTCGCTGGTCGAGCAGGGCGCCCGCGTCGACAGCCTGCTCTCGCGGGAGTTGGCCGACGAGTACGACGCCGCGATCCGCAAGGCGCGCGAGCACTTCGTCGACGCGCTCCAGTTGCAGCCGGGCGAAGACGACTTCGCCGAGCGCGTGTTCGCCGGCGAGCCGACGTTCCCGACCGAGCACAACGAGGAGCCGCTGAGCCGCCTGCGAACCGAGCTGAAGGCGGCCCGCGACCGCCGCGCGGCGAAGTTGAAGTCCGGACTGGCGGCGGATCTCGCGGACCTCCGGGAGCCGGCCGACGACCTGATCGCCGACGCGCTCGAACTCGACGTGGAGCTGGCGGTCGCGCGCTTCGCCCGCGACTTCGACTGCGTCGTCCCCGAGGTCGACGAGCCGGGCACCGGCTTCGCCATCGAGGGCGGGCGCTCGCCGCTGCTCGACGTGGCGTTCGAGGAAGCCGAACCCGTCGACTACGCCGTCGAGGGCGTCACCCTCCTGTCGGGCGTCAACTCCGGCGGGAAGACCTCGACGCTCGATCTGGTCGCGCTGATCGTCACGCTCGCGCACATGGGCCTCCCCGTCCCGGCCGCGTCGGCGCGGGTCGGTCGCGTGTCGGAGTTGCACTACTACGCGAAGTCGCAGGGGACGCTCGACGCCGGCGCGTTCGAGTCGACGCTGCGCGACTTCGGGGAACTGGTGTCGGGCGCGAGCGGGCGACTCGTCCTCGTCGACGAGTTGGAGTCGATCACCGAGCCGGGCGCCTCCGCGAAGATCATCGCGGGCATCCTCGAAGCCCTCGACGAGCAGGGCGCGACGGGGGTGTTCGTCTCGCACCTCGCCCGCCAGATCCGCGAGGCGGCCGACGTGGACGTGGCCGTCGACGGCATCGAGGCGGTCGGCCTGGCGGACGGCGAGTTGGTGGTGAACCGCTCGCCGAAGAAGGACCACCTCGCGCGGTCGACGCCCGAGCTGATCGTCGAGAAGCTCGCGACGGAGTCGTCGGACCCCGACTTCTACGAAGGGCTGCTGGAGAAGTTCTGA
- the larE gene encoding ATP-dependent sacrificial sulfur transferase LarE, with protein sequence MNDDVAAKAAAARESLAERDGVLVAFSGGVDSSVVAALAREALGDDAVACTAKSETLPAEELDDATRVADEVGIDHAVVEFSELDDPNFVANGDDRCYHCRTMRLSRMYEAAKARGISTVCDGTNASDPGEGHRPGLQAVEELDVVSPLLQAGITKEEVREIADHYGLDVADKPSMACLSSRIPTGLEVTEERLTRIEKAERLLRTWGFSQFRVRDHDGLARIEVGADELETALNPDFVAAARDHLLDLGFDHVTLDLEGYSTGSVSPAGEASADDDERGEKTVNRDGEPVVEDVFAREYPS encoded by the coding sequence ATGAACGACGACGTGGCGGCGAAGGCGGCGGCCGCACGCGAGTCGCTGGCCGAGCGCGACGGCGTCCTCGTCGCCTTCTCCGGCGGCGTCGACTCGTCGGTCGTCGCGGCGCTGGCGCGGGAGGCCCTCGGCGACGACGCGGTCGCGTGCACCGCCAAGAGCGAGACGCTCCCGGCCGAGGAACTCGACGACGCGACCCGCGTCGCCGACGAGGTCGGCATCGACCACGCGGTCGTGGAGTTCTCCGAACTGGACGACCCGAACTTCGTCGCCAACGGCGACGACCGCTGTTACCACTGCCGGACGATGCGCCTCTCGCGGATGTACGAGGCGGCGAAAGCGCGCGGCATCTCGACCGTCTGCGACGGCACCAACGCCTCCGACCCCGGCGAGGGCCACCGCCCCGGCCTCCAGGCCGTCGAGGAGTTGGACGTCGTCTCGCCGCTGTTGCAGGCGGGGATCACGAAGGAGGAGGTCCGCGAGATCGCCGACCACTACGGCCTCGACGTGGCCGACAAGCCCTCGATGGCGTGTCTCTCCTCGCGCATCCCGACCGGCCTCGAAGTCACCGAGGAGCGGCTCACCCGCATCGAGAAGGCCGAGCGCCTGCTGCGGACCTGGGGCTTCTCGCAGTTCCGCGTCCGTGACCACGACGGGTTGGCGCGCATCGAGGTCGGCGCCGACGAACTGGAGACGGCGCTGAATCCGGACTTCGTCGCCGCCGCCCGTGACCACCTGCTCGACCTGGGCTTCGACCACGTCACCCTCGACCTGGAGGGCTACTCGACCGGGAGCGTCAGCCCCGCCGGCGAGGCGAGCGCGGACGACGACGAGCGCGGGGAGAAGACGGTGAACCGCGACGGCGAGCCGGTCGTCGAGGACGTGTTCGCCCGCGAGTACCCTTCTTGA
- a CDS encoding histidine phosphatase family protein, translating to MGTILLCRHGETPWNRDRRVQGWAPTELTERGREQAAALGEFLADEYAVDRVVASDLERAAETARAVARATGVEASFDARWRERDFGRMQGLAYDELFGVYPEYTLSEIGYAAAETVPESGESLLDMWARVTAAFDDLCESVGVDETVAVVAHGGPLYAVTGTVKGLDIVAAVLDQEQGNCAVNEVRVTDGNPGVELVRENVTAFLPESTTQENY from the coding sequence ATGGGAACGATCCTCCTGTGTCGCCACGGCGAGACGCCGTGGAACCGCGACCGTCGCGTGCAGGGCTGGGCGCCGACCGAGTTGACCGAGCGCGGCCGCGAGCAGGCCGCCGCGCTCGGGGAGTTCCTCGCCGACGAGTACGCCGTCGACCGGGTCGTCGCCTCGGACTTAGAGCGCGCCGCCGAGACTGCACGAGCGGTCGCACGAGCGACCGGCGTCGAGGCGTCGTTCGACGCACGGTGGCGCGAGCGCGACTTCGGGCGGATGCAGGGGCTCGCCTACGACGAACTGTTCGGAGTGTACCCCGAGTACACCCTCTCTGAGATCGGGTACGCGGCCGCCGAGACGGTGCCCGAGAGCGGAGAGTCGCTGCTCGACATGTGGGCTCGTGTGACGGCGGCGTTCGACGACCTCTGTGAGTCGGTCGGCGTCGACGAGACGGTCGCCGTCGTCGCACACGGCGGCCCGCTGTACGCGGTTACGGGGACTGTCAAGGGGTTAGACATCGTCGCGGCGGTGCTCGATCAAGAACAGGGGAACTGCGCGGTCAACGAGGTGCGGGTGACCGACGGGAATCCCGGCGTGGAGCTGGTGCGCGAGAACGTCACCGCGTTCCTCCCCGAGTCGACGACGCAGGAGAACTACTGA
- a CDS encoding twin-arginine translocase subunit TatC, whose product MTSDPEPPDDDPVDADDGDTDGSGPPADAADGDATESAAGDERPADTDEETVTDSDDVDETVTDETDVDETGAGTDSPETDGDGDGDGDTDDAPDRTADEYEPAEPTGIDGEPVSTPGDDGESVTVTPESAQPVPEPTAGERTDDVAANGDGAMTAAQKGMAAVNDGVGALGGEGAGPDSDQEMPLTEHIEEMMRRLGVVFGVAGVVVVAVLLIGTVSPAVPSAEEIIRFLWDAHVGFEDNRPRVYGPLEFLLTKLKVASLAGLLVGLPVFVYETYRFMKPGLYPHERRYYLAAVPTSLVLGLVGVAFAHFIVLPVIFDYFISYTEESAVLAFSLRETFNLILLLMGYMAVVFQIPLFIQLAIMMGLVTREWMEDRRLLFWSAFVGLAFIVSPDPTGMAPIIVGATMIVLFEGTLALLRWTGN is encoded by the coding sequence ATGACTTCGGATCCGGAGCCGCCGGACGACGATCCGGTGGACGCCGACGACGGCGACACCGACGGATCCGGACCCCCGGCCGACGCGGCCGACGGCGACGCGACGGAGTCCGCCGCCGGCGACGAGCGCCCGGCCGACACGGACGAGGAGACGGTCACCGACTCCGACGACGTAGACGAGACGGTCACAGACGAGACGGACGTAGACGAGACGGGTGCCGGCACAGACAGTCCCGAAACCGACGGCGACGGCGACGGCGACGGCGACACGGACGACGCTCCGGATCGCACCGCGGACGAGTACGAGCCCGCCGAGCCGACCGGCATCGACGGCGAGCCGGTGTCGACCCCGGGCGACGACGGCGAGTCGGTCACCGTCACGCCGGAGTCGGCGCAGCCGGTGCCGGAGCCGACCGCCGGCGAGCGCACCGACGACGTGGCGGCGAACGGGGACGGGGCGATGACGGCGGCCCAGAAGGGGATGGCCGCGGTGAACGACGGCGTCGGCGCGCTCGGCGGCGAGGGCGCCGGTCCCGACTCCGACCAGGAGATGCCCCTGACCGAGCACATCGAGGAGATGATGCGCCGGCTCGGCGTCGTGTTCGGCGTCGCGGGCGTCGTCGTGGTCGCGGTGTTGTTGATCGGGACGGTGTCGCCGGCGGTGCCCAGCGCCGAGGAGATCATCCGGTTCCTGTGGGACGCCCACGTCGGCTTCGAGGACAACCGCCCGCGAGTGTACGGCCCGCTGGAGTTCCTGCTCACGAAGCTGAAGGTGGCGTCGCTGGCGGGGCTGCTCGTCGGGCTGCCGGTGTTCGTCTACGAGACGTACCGCTTCATGAAGCCCGGGCTGTACCCCCACGAACGGCGCTACTACCTCGCGGCGGTGCCGACGAGCCTCGTGTTGGGGCTGGTCGGCGTCGCGTTCGCGCACTTCATCGTCCTCCCGGTCATCTTCGACTACTTCATCAGCTACACCGAGGAGAGCGCGGTGCTCGCGTTCAGCCTCCGGGAGACGTTCAACCTCATCCTCCTGCTGATGGGCTACATGGCCGTCGTGTTCCAGATCCCCTTGTTCATCCAGCTGGCGATCATGATGGGGCTGGTGACCCGCGAGTGGATGGAGGACCGCCGGCTGCTGTTCTGGTCGGCGTTCGTCGGGCTGGCGTTCATCGTCTCGCCGGACCCGACCGGGATGGCGCCCATCATCGTCGGCGCGACGATGATCGTGTTGTTCGAGGGGACGCTGGCCCTGTTGCGCTGGACGGGGAACTAG